The Nocardioides panzhihuensis genome has a segment encoding these proteins:
- a CDS encoding SDR family NAD(P)-dependent oxidoreductase: MVSLFSLPLLQAPRARVARTIRAVTGSPGPLAGRTVLVTGASSGIGEATSYAAARRGAHVLLAARRAEELERVRKTIEEAGGRASTYVVDMAEGDSIDALVERLLAEHGAVDYLVNNAGRSIRRSLELTHDRFHDFERMMAVNYFGAVRLTMGLLPAMRAQRFGHVVNIVTWGNQIKAPKFAAYIAAKSALDVFGRILSREAYFENVTCTNMRVAIVRTPMIAPTAEYEGRGESPEECAERVVRALEDRPVTVNGAFGSVYEVLNIAAPRLADLAMAISHVRTPDSAAARGKDHVRSADAS, translated from the coding sequence GTGGTCAGCCTTTTCTCGCTCCCGCTCCTGCAGGCGCCCCGAGCCCGCGTCGCCCGTACGATCCGGGCGGTCACCGGCAGCCCAGGCCCGCTTGCTGGTCGCACCGTGCTGGTCACCGGCGCCAGCTCGGGGATCGGCGAGGCGACGTCGTACGCCGCGGCTCGACGCGGCGCGCACGTGCTCCTCGCCGCCCGCCGGGCAGAGGAGCTCGAGCGGGTGCGGAAGACCATCGAGGAGGCGGGTGGCCGGGCCTCGACGTACGTCGTCGACATGGCCGAAGGCGACTCGATCGATGCGCTGGTGGAGCGACTCCTGGCCGAGCACGGCGCGGTCGACTACCTGGTCAACAACGCCGGCCGGTCGATCCGACGGTCGCTGGAGCTGACCCACGACCGTTTTCACGACTTCGAGCGGATGATGGCCGTCAACTACTTCGGCGCCGTCCGGCTCACGATGGGCCTGCTGCCGGCCATGCGTGCCCAACGCTTCGGCCATGTCGTCAACATCGTCACCTGGGGCAACCAGATCAAGGCGCCCAAGTTCGCCGCCTACATCGCCGCGAAGTCCGCCCTCGACGTCTTCGGAAGGATCCTGAGCCGCGAGGCCTACTTCGAGAACGTGACCTGCACCAACATGCGAGTAGCGATCGTCCGGACCCCGATGATCGCGCCGACCGCCGAGTACGAAGGCCGCGGCGAGAGCCCCGAGGAGTGCGCCGAGCGAGTCGTCCGCGCCCTCGAGGACCGGCCGGTGACGGTGAACGGCGCGTTCGGCTCTGTCTACGAGGTCCTCAACATCGCCGCCCCGCGCCTGGCCGATCTCGCCATGGCGATCTCGCACGTGCGTACGCCCGACTCTGCTGCCGCTCGCGGGAAGGATCATGTGCGGTCCGCCGATGCTTCCTAG
- a CDS encoding dihydrofolate reductase family protein, whose product MSLVRAHTIGISLDGFATGDGQSLETPFGHAGMRLMEWFFPTATFQSATGDRERVAVDPAAEPDDVFARRAWENIGAEIMGAGKFGPPGWQNDADWTGWWGEEPPFHTPTFVLTHQPRESIEMKGGTTFHFRNAPIEEVLAEAQEAAAGQDVRIGGGPSLLRDYLAAGLVDHLHVVVVPIILGRGVRLWDGLEALEDGYDVESTTTPSGVTHVTFDRKTSR is encoded by the coding sequence ATGTCACTCGTACGCGCTCACACCATCGGCATCTCGCTGGACGGCTTCGCCACCGGCGACGGCCAGAGCCTGGAGACTCCGTTCGGCCATGCAGGCATGCGGCTGATGGAGTGGTTCTTCCCCACCGCGACGTTCCAGAGCGCGACCGGAGACCGGGAGCGGGTGGCGGTCGACCCGGCGGCCGAGCCCGACGACGTCTTCGCCAGGCGCGCCTGGGAGAACATCGGCGCCGAGATCATGGGAGCCGGCAAGTTCGGCCCTCCCGGATGGCAGAACGACGCCGACTGGACCGGATGGTGGGGCGAGGAGCCGCCGTTCCACACGCCCACCTTCGTCCTGACCCACCAGCCCCGCGAGTCGATCGAGATGAAGGGCGGCACCACCTTCCACTTCCGCAACGCCCCCATCGAGGAGGTGCTGGCCGAGGCGCAGGAGGCTGCCGCCGGCCAGGACGTACGCATCGGTGGCGGCCCGTCGTTGCTGCGGGACTACCTGGCGGCTGGCCTCGTCGACCACCTGCATGTCGTTGTCGTCCCGATCATCCTCGGCCGCGGCGTACGCCTCTGGGACGGGTTGGAGGCGCTCGAGGACGGCTACGACGTCGAGTCGACCACCACCCCGAGCGGCGTCACCCATGTCACCTTCGACCGGAAGACCTCGCGATGA
- a CDS encoding winged helix-turn-helix transcriptional regulator: MSEPRSGCPINAAVEVFGDPWSVIVLRDVMFGNRRYFRELLGSSEEGIASNILSSRLKKLVDGGLLTKEEAGRGQKAAYALTEAGIQTLPIMVALGNWGLAHRDGTRQLRVRAELLRDADPEMVESFMDELRELHLGSPRPDPDAPMASEQLAAAYEAAMAG; this comes from the coding sequence GTGAGCGAGCCCAGATCGGGGTGCCCGATCAACGCAGCCGTGGAGGTCTTCGGAGACCCCTGGTCGGTGATCGTGCTGCGCGACGTGATGTTCGGGAACCGCCGCTACTTCCGCGAGCTGCTCGGCAGCTCCGAGGAAGGCATCGCGTCCAACATCCTCAGCAGCCGGCTGAAGAAGCTCGTCGACGGCGGCCTGCTCACCAAGGAGGAGGCCGGCCGCGGCCAGAAGGCGGCCTACGCCCTGACCGAGGCAGGCATCCAGACGCTGCCGATCATGGTCGCCCTCGGCAACTGGGGGCTCGCCCATCGCGACGGCACCCGGCAGCTCCGGGTCCGCGCGGAGCTGCTCCGCGATGCCGACCCCGAGATGGTGGAGTCGTTCATGGACGAGCTGCGCGAGCTCCATCTGGGGTCACCGCGACCCGACCCGGACGCGCCGATGGCGAGCGAGCAGCTCGCCGCGGCGTACGAGGCGGCGATGGCTGGTTGA
- a CDS encoding GTPase family protein produces the protein MNNFASEGWFKDEFHKRYADSAKEIGRFNLAVFGKTGVGKSTLVNAVFGAEVAKTGIGEPVTKESTLYLHTSGFFGLLDTQGLEIGVEGDRVIKDLAKLIQERRRKPQSEQVHVAWYAVRFADRRFEETEAAFIRKLADLGLPVVLVMTQVPTSPTGAYHPDAVEFAQQIDSRGLPVHGARVYLTNAKADDFSGQQVHGLQELVDATFRCAPAGVEDALVAAQKVDLKRKQDQANTVIAGAATAAGAAGATPIPFSDAVVLVPIQLGMMARISAIYGIEVDKAAMASIAATAAATQAGRTVAGNLLKMIPGFGTVGGGAINATVAAGFTGAIGAAWSTVCVKLGEGKLRGVNGALDTESVRSLFLDELKNQISRLKLNAKER, from the coding sequence GTGAACAACTTCGCATCCGAGGGCTGGTTCAAGGACGAGTTCCACAAGAGGTACGCCGACTCGGCCAAGGAGATCGGCCGATTCAACCTGGCGGTGTTCGGCAAGACCGGAGTCGGCAAGTCGACGCTGGTCAACGCCGTCTTCGGGGCGGAGGTGGCGAAGACCGGGATCGGTGAGCCGGTGACCAAGGAGTCGACGCTCTACCTGCACACCAGCGGGTTCTTCGGCCTGCTCGACACCCAGGGCCTGGAGATCGGCGTCGAGGGCGACCGGGTGATCAAGGACCTCGCCAAGCTGATCCAGGAGCGGCGCCGCAAGCCGCAGTCGGAGCAGGTCCACGTGGCCTGGTACGCCGTACGTTTCGCCGACCGCCGCTTCGAGGAGACCGAGGCCGCGTTCATCCGCAAGCTCGCCGACCTGGGACTCCCGGTCGTGCTGGTGATGACCCAGGTGCCGACCTCGCCGACCGGTGCCTACCACCCGGATGCGGTCGAGTTCGCCCAGCAGATCGACTCGCGCGGCCTGCCGGTGCACGGGGCTCGGGTCTACCTGACCAACGCGAAGGCCGACGACTTCTCTGGCCAGCAGGTCCACGGGCTGCAGGAACTCGTTGATGCCACCTTTCGATGCGCGCCTGCAGGCGTCGAGGATGCCCTTGTCGCGGCGCAGAAGGTGGATCTCAAACGCAAGCAGGATCAGGCGAACACCGTGATCGCTGGTGCGGCGACCGCGGCCGGGGCCGCCGGAGCCACTCCGATCCCGTTCTCGGACGCAGTCGTCCTGGTGCCGATCCAGCTCGGGATGATGGCGCGGATCTCGGCGATCTACGGCATCGAGGTCGACAAGGCGGCGATGGCCTCGATCGCGGCCACCGCCGCCGCCACCCAGGCCGGCCGCACCGTGGCCGGCAACCTGCTCAAGATGATCCCCGGGTTCGGCACCGTTGGTGGCGGAGCGATCAACGCCACCGTCGCCGCCGGTTTCACCGGCGCCATCGGCGCGGCCTGGTCGACCGTGTGCGTCAAGCTCGGCGAGGGCAAGCTCCGCGGGGTCAACGGCGCCCTGGACACCGAGAGCGTCAGGTCGCTCTTCCTCGACGAGCTGAAGAACCAGATCTCGAGGCTGAAGCTCAACGCCAAGGAGAGGTGA
- a CDS encoding C39 family peptidase, whose protein sequence is MSPRSRLAYVVALAAATVLVAPTTPVHAAESETQPTDITLTQWDSGDEFAKGRSSNLRPGRRGTLRIGRDAGTTTYTDPFGDGTAKTYEYGTWTSPVVKTGYAIDESVTSWDVDTPTGTWAEVRFRGQKADGTWTKWFVMGRWTAGDDFAAGDIHRTSVEGQNDTDAALYTDTYVARTGKEPEAFQTSVTLLRPEGATVSPSLRSVSTLTNEYLPASAYPGTSTPTLGKEIDLGLPPFSQNIHRGEYPEFGGGGQVWCSPTSTTMVQYHWGREVPASELEGIVAPNGDPQVDYAAINTWDYAYEGAGNWPFNIAYATRWGLDGFVTRLRSLAEAERLVKAGIPLVVSASWKLADMPESGYGTNGHLLVIGGFTAEGDPIVYDPNYPSNDEVRNVYTRENFERVWQTSTDGVAYVIHPDDVELPGAGKATNW, encoded by the coding sequence ATGAGCCCACGGTCCCGCCTCGCGTACGTTGTCGCCCTCGCCGCCGCAACCGTCCTGGTAGCGCCCACGACCCCGGTCCACGCGGCCGAGTCCGAGACCCAGCCGACCGACATCACCCTGACCCAGTGGGACAGCGGCGACGAGTTCGCGAAGGGCCGGTCGAGCAACCTCCGTCCGGGCCGGCGCGGCACCCTGCGGATCGGCCGCGACGCCGGGACGACGACCTACACCGACCCCTTCGGCGACGGTACGGCGAAGACCTACGAGTACGGCACCTGGACCTCGCCGGTGGTCAAGACCGGTTACGCGATCGACGAGTCGGTCACCTCCTGGGACGTCGACACCCCGACCGGCACCTGGGCCGAGGTCCGGTTCCGCGGCCAGAAGGCAGACGGCACCTGGACGAAGTGGTTCGTGATGGGTCGCTGGACGGCCGGCGACGACTTCGCCGCCGGCGACATCCACCGCACCTCGGTCGAGGGGCAGAACGACACCGACGCAGCGCTCTACACCGACACCTACGTCGCCCGGACCGGCAAGGAGCCCGAGGCCTTCCAGACCAGCGTCACCCTGCTGCGCCCCGAGGGTGCCACCGTCTCCCCGAGCCTGCGGTCGGTCTCCACGCTGACCAACGAGTACCTGCCCGCCTCCGCCTACCCCGGCACCAGCACGCCGACTCTCGGCAAGGAGATCGACCTCGGCCTGCCCCCGTTCAGCCAGAACATCCACCGCGGCGAGTACCCGGAGTTCGGTGGCGGCGGACAGGTCTGGTGCTCGCCGACCTCGACGACGATGGTGCAGTACCACTGGGGTCGCGAGGTCCCGGCGAGCGAGCTCGAAGGGATCGTGGCGCCCAACGGCGACCCGCAGGTCGACTATGCCGCGATCAACACCTGGGACTACGCCTACGAGGGCGCCGGCAACTGGCCGTTCAACATCGCCTACGCCACCCGCTGGGGCCTGGACGGGTTCGTGACCAGGCTGCGCTCGCTGGCCGAGGCGGAGCGGCTCGTGAAGGCCGGGATCCCGCTGGTCGTCTCGGCCAGCTGGAAGCTCGCCGACATGCCGGAGTCCGGCTACGGCACCAACGGCCACCTCCTGGTCATCGGTGGATTCACCGCCGAGGGCGACCCGATCGTCTACGACCCCAACTACCCCTCCAACGACGAGGTGCGCAACGTCTACACCCGCGAGAACTTCGAGCGGGTCTGGCAGACCTCGACCGACGGGGTCGCCTACGTCATCCACCCGGACGACGTGGAGCTGCCCGGCGCAGGGAAGGCCACAAACTGGTGA
- a CDS encoding M20/M25/M40 family metallo-hydrolase, with protein MTLDAVAALQAALRAPTVNDGSGAEGQAFAQLHEALRDHFPLLHSTLELTPVGKHGLLFRWSGASAEKPIVLMAHQDVVPIAGDWTHDPFGGEIVDGVIHGRGTLDDKGQLVAICAAVEGLLADGFEPAYDVWLSFGSDEETTGAAARAAVEELRTRGVKPWFVLDEGGAVAFDAFPGIAAPIGVVGVAEKGTTDVRLRVTGDGGHSSTPRQNGPTARLARAITRLDRMSMPVQLPAPTVEMFEQIAPYAAKPLQPVLANAGRLAPALARLLTRLGPEPAALTRTTVAITTLEGSPAANVIASAATAGVNLRIMVGETVAEVVERLRAAIGDKQVEIEVVRAGEPSPVSPRDEAFSLITATISEIFPESVPAPYTVMAATDSRFFYEISARVYRFAPFRMTAAQRATIHAADENIRVDDYLDGIVFYRRLIESL; from the coding sequence ATGACCCTCGACGCCGTCGCCGCTCTTCAGGCCGCACTTCGAGCTCCGACCGTCAACGACGGATCGGGCGCGGAGGGTCAGGCGTTCGCGCAGCTCCACGAGGCGCTGCGCGACCACTTCCCGCTGCTCCACTCGACGCTCGAGCTGACCCCGGTCGGGAAGCACGGACTCCTCTTCCGCTGGTCCGGCGCCTCGGCCGAGAAGCCGATCGTGCTGATGGCCCACCAGGACGTGGTCCCGATCGCCGGTGACTGGACGCACGACCCGTTCGGCGGCGAGATCGTCGACGGGGTGATCCATGGTCGCGGCACGCTCGACGACAAGGGCCAGCTGGTGGCGATCTGTGCCGCGGTCGAGGGGCTCCTCGCTGACGGGTTCGAGCCTGCGTACGACGTCTGGTTGTCGTTCGGCTCCGACGAGGAGACGACAGGTGCGGCCGCGCGGGCCGCGGTCGAGGAACTGCGGACCCGAGGGGTCAAGCCGTGGTTCGTGCTCGACGAGGGCGGCGCGGTCGCGTTCGACGCCTTCCCGGGGATCGCGGCACCGATCGGTGTCGTCGGCGTCGCCGAGAAGGGCACCACCGACGTACGCCTGCGGGTGACCGGCGACGGCGGCCACTCCTCCACCCCACGACAGAACGGCCCGACCGCGCGGCTGGCCCGCGCGATCACCCGCCTCGACCGGATGTCGATGCCCGTGCAGCTGCCGGCGCCGACCGTGGAGATGTTCGAGCAGATCGCCCCGTACGCCGCCAAGCCCCTGCAGCCCGTGCTGGCCAACGCCGGCCGGCTGGCCCCGGCACTGGCCCGGCTCCTCACCAGGCTCGGCCCCGAGCCCGCTGCCCTGACCCGCACCACCGTCGCGATCACGACGCTGGAGGGGAGCCCGGCGGCCAACGTCATCGCCTCGGCCGCCACCGCCGGGGTCAACCTGCGGATCATGGTCGGCGAGACGGTCGCCGAGGTCGTCGAGCGGCTGCGTGCCGCCATCGGTGACAAGCAGGTCGAGATCGAGGTCGTCCGCGCCGGCGAGCCGTCGCCGGTCTCTCCTCGCGACGAGGCGTTCTCGCTGATCACCGCGACCATCTCGGAGATCTTCCCCGAGTCGGTGCCGGCCCCCTACACCGTCATGGCCGCGACCGACTCCCGCTTCTTCTACGAGATCAGCGCTCGGGTCTACCGGTTCGCACCGTTCCGGATGACCGCCGCCCAGCGGGCCACCATCCACGCCGCCGACGAGAACATCCGGGTCGACGACTACCTCGACGGGATCGTCTTCTACCGCAGGTTGATCGAGTCGCTGTGA
- a CDS encoding MFS transporter translates to MTTESQRTGVENAARGIWVIVGFLVAVEFASGILQGYYTPIFSDLADHLGVSDADLNWLEAGQLIVSALCVPPLARLGDLIGHKKVLLLATGITALATWWTVVAPDFGSFLVAWSIQGAYVIWLPLEVAIVHKRTGGNTALTRRAAGILVGALQLSVIIGAVAAGALVGVLPMWAILTFPAVAVTAVFVVIAVGIEPDSGTSGGAFDWLGLAVLTVVLGLVMAGLVGVRVLGAGSLLPWALVVLGLLALVPFWRIETALDDAGLREPLIDVRLLVSRGQWPIQLTAFLFGMSVLGAQIPLSTFARTDPAEAGFGLGADASFVSLLIAEYVIAMAVSAFTLPLWARFLGPTRAQAVACFLVAAGYLMWLPFHDSTGQGLLNMAIVGLGSGALVASLPAAAAAAAPSSRTAFATGMTNATKTVGGAIASAVFAIALAADGSISGEAHAPLSGYLTVWAVCGATALVAGLLLLLPRSTTTAGQTPEEG, encoded by the coding sequence GTGACCACCGAGAGTCAGCGCACCGGCGTCGAGAACGCCGCCCGCGGGATCTGGGTGATCGTCGGCTTCCTGGTGGCAGTCGAGTTCGCCAGCGGCATCCTGCAGGGCTACTACACCCCGATCTTCTCCGATCTCGCCGACCACCTCGGCGTCTCCGACGCCGACCTCAACTGGCTCGAGGCCGGACAGCTGATCGTCTCGGCGCTGTGCGTGCCGCCGCTCGCCCGGCTCGGCGACCTGATCGGCCACAAGAAGGTCCTCCTGTTGGCGACCGGGATCACCGCGCTCGCGACCTGGTGGACCGTCGTCGCCCCCGACTTCGGCTCGTTCCTGGTCGCCTGGTCGATCCAGGGCGCCTACGTCATCTGGCTGCCGCTCGAGGTCGCCATCGTCCACAAGCGCACCGGCGGCAACACTGCCCTGACCCGGCGGGCCGCCGGGATCCTGGTCGGTGCGCTGCAGCTCTCGGTGATCATCGGCGCGGTGGCTGCCGGCGCCCTCGTCGGCGTGCTCCCGATGTGGGCGATCCTGACCTTCCCGGCCGTGGCCGTGACCGCGGTCTTCGTCGTCATCGCCGTCGGCATCGAGCCCGACTCCGGCACCAGCGGCGGTGCCTTCGACTGGCTCGGCCTGGCCGTGCTCACCGTCGTGCTCGGCCTGGTGATGGCCGGCCTGGTCGGCGTACGCGTCCTCGGGGCCGGGTCTCTGCTCCCCTGGGCCCTCGTCGTCCTGGGGTTGCTCGCGCTGGTCCCGTTCTGGCGCATCGAGACCGCGCTGGACGACGCCGGCCTGCGTGAGCCGCTGATCGACGTACGTCTGCTGGTCTCGCGAGGGCAATGGCCGATCCAGCTGACCGCGTTCCTGTTCGGGATGTCGGTGCTGGGCGCCCAGATCCCGCTGTCGACCTTCGCGCGCACCGATCCCGCGGAGGCCGGCTTCGGACTGGGCGCGGACGCATCGTTCGTGTCGCTGCTGATCGCCGAGTACGTCATCGCGATGGCCGTCTCCGCCTTCACGTTGCCGCTGTGGGCTCGGTTCCTCGGACCGACGCGGGCCCAGGCGGTGGCCTGCTTCCTGGTGGCCGCCGGCTACCTGATGTGGCTCCCGTTCCACGACTCCACCGGCCAGGGACTCCTCAACATGGCGATCGTCGGGCTCGGCTCGGGTGCACTGGTGGCCTCGCTGCCGGCCGCGGCCGCCGCGGCAGCCCCCTCCTCCCGCACCGCGTTCGCGACCGGCATGACCAACGCCACCAAGACCGTCGGCGGCGCCATCGCCTCCGCGGTCTTCGCCATCGCGCTCGCCGCGGACGGGTCGATCTCCGGCGAGGCCCACGCACCGCTGTCGGGCTACCTGACCGTATGGGCGGTCTGCGGCGCCACCGCTCTGGTCGCCGGGCTGCTGCTCCTGCTGCCGCGCAGCACGACTACGGCCGGTCAGACCCCAGAAGAGGGTTAA
- a CDS encoding DUF1992 domain-containing protein, with protein sequence MPESDDLSEGRPEMPPPQLDDAASKAAAAARMRDQTKWVDLQVQQSMQRGDFDNLPGAGKPIKNLDRDHDPDWWVKQLVEREQIVVLPPSVQLRKDDAELDDLIDRETTEDGARRIVEEFNERVIAARYGAPEGPPLITMPRDLEATLAAWRERRATRLEAARADVRRKETRRKRWWRR encoded by the coding sequence ATGCCCGAGAGCGACGACCTGTCCGAGGGACGCCCGGAGATGCCGCCGCCGCAGCTCGACGATGCCGCGAGCAAGGCAGCGGCCGCGGCCCGGATGCGCGACCAGACCAAGTGGGTCGATCTGCAGGTGCAGCAGTCGATGCAGCGCGGCGACTTCGACAACCTGCCCGGCGCCGGCAAGCCGATCAAGAACCTCGACCGTGACCACGACCCCGACTGGTGGGTCAAGCAGCTCGTCGAGCGCGAGCAGATCGTGGTGCTCCCCCCGTCCGTCCAGCTCCGCAAGGACGACGCCGAGCTCGATGACCTCATCGATCGGGAGACGACCGAAGACGGCGCCCGCAGGATCGTCGAGGAGTTCAACGAGCGCGTCATCGCGGCTCGCTACGGCGCGCCCGAAGGGCCGCCGCTGATCACCATGCCTCGCGACCTCGAGGCCACGCTGGCCGCTTGGCGCGAGCGCCGAGCCACCCGGCTGGAGGCCGCCAGAGCAGACGTACGCCGCAAGGAGACGCGCCGGAAGCGGTGGTGGCGCCGCTGA
- a CDS encoding GlxA family transcriptional regulator: MSSKPSIAVPIVDGMTLFEIGMPLEALGYDWDHDASPLYDVVLCGDLRGVRVHGGPRLTPQRPMTALAEAGTVLVPAIRPGEPISPTLLRELRRAADAGAGARMVSLCTGAFALAEAGLLDGRRATTHWRWANLFRRTYPAVDLDPRALYVDDGVLTSAGSAAGLDLCLHLIRTDHGQHAANTIARNLVIASHRDGDQAQYVAADPLTDQARWLDELRAWLRANLHEDVTLERLAAAAAVSPRTLARRFERDLATTPMRWVAAERIAVAKTLLETTDLPIDRISHEAGYYSTVTFRTGFTSEVGLTPGRYRMRFSHREVG; the protein is encoded by the coding sequence ATGTCCTCGAAGCCATCCATCGCCGTCCCGATCGTCGACGGGATGACCCTCTTCGAGATCGGGATGCCGCTCGAGGCGCTCGGCTACGACTGGGATCACGACGCCAGCCCGCTCTACGACGTGGTGCTGTGCGGTGACCTGCGCGGAGTGCGTGTCCACGGCGGGCCGCGGCTGACGCCGCAGCGGCCGATGACCGCGCTGGCCGAGGCGGGCACGGTGCTGGTGCCGGCGATCCGGCCGGGCGAGCCGATCAGTCCGACCCTGCTCCGAGAGCTCCGCCGGGCCGCCGACGCCGGCGCCGGCGCACGGATGGTCTCGCTGTGCACCGGCGCCTTCGCGCTGGCCGAGGCCGGGCTGCTCGACGGTCGCCGAGCGACGACCCACTGGCGGTGGGCGAACCTGTTCCGGCGTACGTATCCAGCGGTCGACCTCGACCCGCGGGCGCTCTACGTCGACGACGGCGTGCTGACCAGCGCAGGCTCGGCCGCCGGGCTGGACCTGTGCCTCCACCTGATCCGCACCGACCACGGTCAGCATGCCGCCAACACCATCGCCCGCAACCTGGTCATCGCCTCGCACCGCGACGGCGACCAGGCTCAGTACGTCGCGGCCGACCCGCTCACCGACCAGGCCCGCTGGCTCGACGAGCTGCGCGCCTGGCTCCGCGCGAACCTGCACGAGGACGTCACCCTCGAGCGTCTGGCGGCCGCCGCCGCGGTCTCCCCCCGCACCCTGGCCCGGCGATTCGAGCGCGACCTGGCCACCACCCCGATGCGCTGGGTGGCTGCCGAGCGGATCGCGGTCGCCAAGACCCTCCTCGAGACCACCGACCTGCCGATCGACCGGATCAGCCACGAGGCCGGCTACTACTCGACGGTGACCTTCCGGACCGGGTTCACCTCGGAGGTCGGGCTGACTCCGGGCCGTTATCGGATGCGGTTCTCGCACCGAGAGGTCGGCTAG
- a CDS encoding HpcH/HpaI aldolase/citrate lyase family protein → MSHKSPKDFFAPLAVGAPAPLREIPARPSRAIHFFDPSNPKMAAKVPAMVGTVDVLLGNLEDAVKADNKVAAREGLVKIASETDFGPTQLWTRINSLDSPWVLDDLITLVTEIGDKLDVVMVPKVQGPEDIHYVDRLLAQLEAKGGVQRPILIHAILETARGVANVEEIASASPRMQGISLGPADLAADRKMKTTRVGGGHPGYLVRQDPVDGDIHGQRTVFQQDLWHYTIAKMVDACAAAGIYPYYGPFGDITDVVAAEDQFRNAFLLGCVGTWSLHPKQIEIANRVFSPSVEDIKHARRVVAAMGDGTGAVMLDGKMEDDASLKQCLVLVDLAEELAAIDPKLKELYDAIEVD, encoded by the coding sequence ATGAGTCACAAGAGCCCCAAGGACTTCTTCGCGCCGTTGGCGGTGGGCGCTCCCGCACCGCTGCGGGAGATCCCGGCGCGGCCGAGTCGCGCGATCCACTTCTTCGACCCGTCCAACCCGAAGATGGCCGCAAAGGTGCCGGCGATGGTCGGCACCGTCGACGTGCTCCTCGGCAACCTTGAGGACGCCGTCAAGGCCGACAACAAGGTCGCGGCGCGCGAAGGCCTGGTCAAGATCGCCTCGGAAACCGACTTCGGCCCCACGCAGCTGTGGACCCGGATCAATTCGCTCGACTCCCCGTGGGTGCTCGACGACCTGATCACCCTGGTCACCGAGATCGGCGACAAGCTCGACGTCGTGATGGTGCCGAAGGTGCAGGGTCCCGAGGACATCCACTACGTGGACCGGCTGCTGGCGCAGCTCGAGGCCAAGGGCGGCGTACAGAGGCCGATCCTGATCCACGCCATCCTCGAGACCGCGCGCGGCGTGGCCAACGTCGAGGAGATCGCGTCGGCCTCCCCCCGCATGCAGGGGATCAGCCTCGGCCCGGCCGACCTCGCGGCCGACCGCAAGATGAAGACGACCCGTGTCGGCGGCGGCCACCCGGGCTACCTCGTCCGCCAGGACCCGGTCGACGGTGACATCCACGGGCAGCGCACGGTCTTCCAGCAGGACCTGTGGCACTACACGATCGCGAAGATGGTCGACGCCTGCGCCGCGGCCGGGATCTACCCCTACTACGGCCCGTTCGGCGACATCACCGACGTGGTCGCCGCCGAGGACCAGTTCCGCAACGCGTTCCTGCTCGGCTGCGTCGGCACCTGGAGCCTGCACCCCAAGCAGATCGAGATCGCCAACCGCGTCTTCTCCCCCAGCGTCGAGGACATCAAGCACGCCCGCCGCGTGGTCGCCGCCATGGGCGACGGCACCGGCGCGGTCATGCTCGACGGCAAGATGGAGGACGACGCCAGCCTCAAGCAGTGCCTGGTGCTCGTCGACCTCGCCGAGGAGCTGGCCGCCATCGACCCGAAGCTCAAGGAGCTCTACGACGCCATCGAGGTGGACTGA